TTGGTAGCGGCGGGCTATCAGGGGGGTGCGTATAATCTGATTGAGGTCGGCTGCGGCAGCCGGCACCGGCGGCGGCATGCCGACCCGCGCGCCGGAAGGACGAGAGCGCGGCTTACAATATCCGCCTTGATCCGCAATATCGCTTTGTATGGCTTTAGGACATAAAATTCAATGATTATAACCCTAAAGGATCTTTCCCGATATTATCGGAATATAGCAACCGTCGATATTATAACACGTTACAGACGCAATTTTGGTCTATAATTCCAAATTAGACATACGTTTTTACGGCTTCCTGTTTGTTTTTGCCCTTTTTCTTTTGGGAAGATAAGTAATAATCTTGAGAGCCACTTTTGTTGGAAGTTATATCTTGCCCATTTTCTTAATAAGTAAATGTTAGTTCATTACTAGGCAGCCGACAGATGCGAGTGACGCGTCTACTTCCCGATGCTGCTACGAACGTGAGCATCCTGTAATCCTGTATAATGTAACTAATTGAATCGTATTTGAATGAAGATATACTAAGATTTTCATACTTATAAGAGAAAACTTTTTGGCTTTTGACGTATCATACTTTACTTCAGCTTAGCCAAAAGTCGATTTCCGTCCAAAATTCATCAGTCATACAATAAAGGTAAAAAGTATTTATACCTACCTAGCATAACCTAACTATGTTGTCTGACAAATTACTAAGTAAATTGCTGGATCCACAGGTAAACACCCAGAACAATGGTCTTAGTTATCTTGTCTTAAAATGTCTACGTGTCTAGTCAGTTGCTGTAGGTATCTTACTTGTCATTTTCATTTACCGGCCGCATTACATTTGAACCCTGGAGCACAATAAGAATGCCGTAATACGCCTATTGTAACACTTACCAAATGTCCACATTGGAACCAGGCTGCGGGCCGTAACAAAGTAGGTTATAGAAGGCCTGTCTTTAATCTAGTAAGTAGATTGGATATAAGCATGTGTGCTTCCTTATCTCTCTCGAGGCTAAATAAATAGTTCGCGGCATCGTTACCAGTCCACTCACGGATGTTTTGAGACCAACTTTTCGTGGGCAAAGTTCGCTTTTCCGGGTGCTCTTGTATCTTTATAAGTTACGGGATTTCATATCGACCACCACAATATACTGTACGAAGCACAGATTCGTTTTATATAACGGAGAAAAAGTCGGTAGGTTATAAAGTTAACACACACTGAATGTTTTATACGTCTTTGTCTTTCTATGTTTGTCGTAAGCTAGTGTTTGactcttacttatttattttctacgCGTCGTAGTAAATTATAGATTCTATTGACGCTGGGATAAGTAATAAGATTTTATCAGACAGTCTATCCGCATGTAGACAAAGGGCGTCGGCGTTACTTTTcttttacaattaatattataCTGGAGCCTTATTgggaaaatatattatatttggcaTAGTTACAAAGTGAAAGGCCGTTACATGTTGAAGTGAGTCAATCACTATGCGCGACGGAGGCTGGCTGTCGGTCGCCGGTGATTAGTGAGGTGCTTAGCAGAGCAACTTGTCTCCGTGACCAGCCGCTCCTCATAACTTAGGAAAAATATTCTCCAGAGCCGACAACTTACCTTGCTAATGGCCAGTATTAGGTTTCACAACTTTGTTAACAATATTCCCGAGCGCTATCAGACCGTCGCGTCATGCAAATTGGTCAATTTGTTGCCTGTGTTCGCTACACAACTATAGTTTCGCAACTGATTCCATTACAACCTCAACGTTAATGGAAGCTATTAAGTGTCTGTCTACCTATCAATGTAAATAACATTTCGATTAATGTTAGTACCTAATCCCCTTCTATTTAAGTACTGCAGAGAGGCCTCAGCACTTTCCGAGTTTCCATTTGTGTGACTAGTCAGAAGTACCTACATATACTATACTGCGGTTACCATCCGATCCAAGTCTACAagtcacaaataaaataaaatgagagagaaataaaaaaaagtaattaaccCGTAAAGCTAAAATTTAAATTTCTTTACCTTGATTCTTTAAATCGGCGTGTAGGGGTATTCTTTCCAGAGATGATTAATGCTAACAAAACCCTTTTAATGGATACACAAACCTTTTTCTTGCTTTAAGAATTGAATGAAAACAATGAAGACGGGAATGAaaggaataaaataaagtttatagcGTTGATTATCTTACAAGGTCACGGGATAAAATTTCTCAATATCGATTACTTAAAAACATAGACACAACTTCGAAATAACGGTGTGTCTGTTTCATAATGGGAAGTTAATAtggtttaaaatgtttttttatctttCCAGGTAAGCATGCGGCTCCAGCACGTGACTGACAACGGCAACATCGCAGCGTTGAACCGCCACGAGGTGTCATCCCACATAAATTACGACAACAGGCTTTGGCTCTCGAACAATACTGACTCTCGCAACGAGTACAATAATATCACCAGAACCGATAATTCGcaatacaatactaatttcaACATCTATGACACGAGAGAAAGTTCGGATGTAGACAGGACAATAGAAAACAGTACTTCCAACATAACTGAAGTATATAACAGACAATATAGACTCAACACAGAAACCAATGTAAACTTTATTAAATCCTGCGTTAACACGGCCAATCTGGAGGGAGTCACAGAAACAATAGTCGCTCAGCGAGAAAACTTTCTAGGTAGGTGTTGAATGAAATTTGTTTGTCATGGCGCCTTGAGAAATTGCCTCTTTAGCTGCTCATTTTACCGCTTCATTTCTTCACACAAAGGGCGAAAGGGTTGCTATAAACTGCCTTAAATGTTCATTTGATGGGTATTTCAGGGGACACCAATGTATCTCTTAATTCAACCCCTATTGACGAGGAGCGAGCCTTTGAACAATCGGACACGGATGAGATGTCAGAGCGGGGCATTCACCCGGTGCCTAGAGGAATCGTGAACCCGAACTATCCCGGCTTCCAGCACTTGGCACACACTCTACAGGTAAAGTTTCACTTTCTAAAGAAACCTTGTAAATGTTGCGTTTTAGCTTGCATTAGGAGCGCAAATGAAGCCGTATTATGAACTACTTATTATATGTACCTACACGATTTCTTGTACACTTTTATCTAAATAGGGATTCTATTATCATATTTCTTCATTTCGAAATAGGTAGGTTTGGTACTGATAATGGTTCTATTGAATAGAAATGAAAACGAAAGGATTTTTATTCAATCATAAAATTTAAGCATGCTTTTTGACGATTTTACAGGACTACTCTGCTAATATAGAGAACTTTTATCACTCGGAAAATGAAATGACTGATGACGACGTAGACTTAGAAATTACAGAAAGTGCTTATGAACCTGAATTTAACCAGAACGTAATTTCAATAGACTCTCTaaatattgacaataacaatggCAATGAAACAGAACACACAATATTGTGCACACAAAAGGAACTTTCATCACAAAACAAAGATTTAGATAGTCCCATGCAAATAGAAATACCAGATTTATTAAAATCTGTATCTCAGAACAATAACAATGTCAATCACACAGACTTTGACCTAAACTGTTCTGAAACTgacatagaaaataattttcacACCAAAGACATTATAGgagattttaataaagaaatagaaGATGAAATAagggaattattaaattataatatcaatatacAAGACGACTTAGAGGAATTAAGGAAAGATATCAAAGATACATTCGCAAAACCTATAGAAACTACTATCAATAACATAAGTGAAGTTGTTAATCACGTTATAAAGAAACTTGTAAAAACACAAATAGACCCCTTGGAGCAAAATGATAACCAATCTAGTACTAATACTAACCAAgaaatagaagaaataaaagATGTGAATGAAgaaaatgaaacaaacactaGAACAGAAATGAATCTAAACAGGCCTACCTTTTTACTAATAGGGAATAACACGGATGGAAATATCGCTGACGCTTTTCTCTCTGACGGAAAAGATGAAATCAACGTTAATGAATACGACACTGAAGCTCTGAGCAATAATGTTGAAAGAACAATAAAGCAGTTGAGCACGGAACTCAGGAAAATTATTCCCAAATTGGATGAAATGCGCGAATGTGACAGGTTATGGAATGAAAGTAAAAAAGATACTATTGCCGTACTGACCGATGGAAATTCAAATGAAATCGCTAATTCCTCAaagaattataatttatctgcCCCTGTGAATAAGGAATACGAGGAATGTAGAAAATCTGCATATCATGTGGCTGATAAAGTTGTGAGAAAAGTAGCAGTTGCAACTCGAATGTAAGTATAACTGGTACAATGAACTCTCTAAGTCAATAGAGTTAGACAGCGCTTGTTTCACgatcataaattaaatttaactcAACCAATGGAGTAAGATTTTTAAATAGACTTGACGTTGCCTGTGTAAACCTGACAAATCAAAAAGGATTGCTTCCGCACCAGAATGCTATCGTTCCATGAATCAGTTTAATTTGGCCGGTAAATGTAATTGTGGCGGTTTGAGGGAATTATTCATTCAGTAATAAGTGAAGCGTTTTGTAGTTTTGAATAGAAGTGGACTTCAGaagactgttttattttttgttgtgttAAGTAGTAAGTTAACTTAGTATGCAATTTGACTTCAGTGAACCGAGGGCGCCGAGGGACCGCCAGAAAGATATAACTTCGACAAAAAGTAGTTACCGGAGTGCTCAAAGTAATACTTCCGTCCGTAAGTCTGAAAGTGCAAAAGAGTATGATTTAGGTAAgtgcttttattatttatcaaaggattttttttttaatttacggtCTTTCATTTCAACTTACTATCTATGTAGTCGTGGAGGAAAAACTGTGCTAAATGTGATTATCATAGTACGtgggtatgtatgtatacatagaAGTCGCTTAcgaacgatacctatttaagtaagtacctatccaATTAGCTATCTTACTTAGAAGTACATAAACTTACCCCCGTAATCCATAATGAGGTGGGTGGAGCCTCAAGGAGGTAAGCTCtactttcgatactatttttgaTATGAAAGCCTAAGTTAATACATCTTCTAGAATGAACCTTATTGATGACAGATGAGGGCAACCTGTCGTCCATAATACTCCAACATACGCGTATAGAATAAGTTAGTAATAAATAacgacataggtacctacacggGAACATAGTATGATAGAGCATACATACTCAAGTACACTGTTTTATCAaggagtaataaatgtaatattacgcataagtactacctacctacctatgtattagtccaaaaatacgTACCTCTgcaattaaaacaaattaagtacttatttattcttTTCAGGCAGTTTCGATGTTTACAATATAGAGACAGCACTACCTAAATTAGACATAGATGCAATAGAAAATCATTTGAAAGCTGCAAAAGAAGCGGAGAGGCGGGTGAgtacaataatttataaataaatatacctatattgaTCTAAAAACTGCTAGCAATGCACGAAACATTCGAATTAGTTAGAAACATTAGTATATAATCACTAAGTTTGTTTTGCCACTTCAAATAATCGCGCTACACAAAGGTAACGGTAAATGCACATTCGAGTCTGATCCACGTCTGCCGCAACCATGTGTAACAGTAAATGAATTGTCAATAAGTGGTAGGCGTGCAGCTTTCTACGGTGATTCAACCGTGCCTGCCGACGGCCAGTCTCTGAGAATCAACTCAATTAGCAACCCGTGCAGTGCAGTGCCGTGTTTTGCGGACCTTTATATCACAATAGTGTTTAAACCTTTAACAGTGATGGCGTCAATGCCATATTTTAACTCCGAACAAAGACATTACAAAAAGGATACACGTTTCCTTCTGGATTTGTACACAATTACATACGATAATCATGAATCAGTCGATAACGTATGCTGCCTTGTAAGTTTTTCTTAATTTCTGTGATTTTTTATGCATCGTGCATTTTGTGCAAAACCATAAAGAAATGGAACGATTCGCCTGACTGTCCTTTCCCTTGCcctataaacgtcaaaataaatatGTCAAACAATGTGACAGCTCCACAGCTTCAATCCAATTTTTTGTTTACAACCATCGAAACGTGAAACGTGCCATATTCGAGCCATTTTTTTGCCAAATACAGAAGACTGACTAATTTTAAGATGTTCGAAAGTTTAGTTAGTAATATCAAAAAGAGATTTAGCAAAACTTCTGAGGAAGTTGCCGATCGGGGTGACACCGTAGAAAAAACAGGATTCAAACGTAGTTTACATCTTTTCAAGACAAAATTACTGAAACCAGATGCTACCACGATACCTGTGCCTCCATGTGATAACCTAGCTTTAAGTCCAAGAGCTATTGGCTTGGCAGAATGTGCTCAAACAGAGATTGAGTGGCCCACAATCACAGACAATAACCCCAACATACTAGAGAAATTTACTAGAATTGTCACTATTTCTGACGATAGTTATGACCAAAGAGTATGCTTTCCAGTTATGTAGATTAATACTTTTGTAGTTGTCTTGTAGACTTTGATGATCTTTAACCATTTTTGTTGTTTACAGAAACGTAATGATAGGGAAGAGATCAGGAAGAGACTCGCGATGGGAGCTGAAAGTGAGGAGTACTACAGTATGGGACACATAGACCGTCCTGGGAGGAAACCGAGTCTACATTCTCGGCTTCAAAATGGTAAATATTGGAACCTTAAAACATTTGTAGCATATTATGGTCACTTTACAATTTGGAATTGTTTGTATTTATGTGGTTCAGGTGTGGTACTGTAGTGTGATAAAACTCCATTTGATTAGACTATGTCCAGTGTGTGTACTGTAAATCTTCATTTATCAATttgtattatcatcatcaccatttgTTTGTGTACATTTGTGACTAATTTCTTCAATGTATTGTGGTGTGCCCAGGGATGAATCTCCAAATTTGTTTCATGAACGAGACAGCATCTGACAATGAATCTCAAGCTTCAGATGTAGAAAGGAATTTAAACTTCAATACTAAAAATCTCTCCCGGTCAAGTATATTCAGCAAGTCCAATTTTAACCATCCATATCAAACACGGCCACTGTCCGTAAATATCACAAAACATGACAAAATCAGTTCAGTTCAGAGTGGTAAGTATATCCTGTCTTACACAACTGTATACTCAGTGAGATTGTATTGTACAAAGGCTGGAAATGACAACTTCACCCTTCATTTCATTGTGCTTGCTTGACCTCCATGTTAACTACATTGTGTTATTATGAAGGCTAAACtgcttttaattttatctttttcATATTTCTAAGAAACCTCTCAGTTTTAGTTGGATATAAACtgataatataaacaaattttCAGGAGCAAAACTACGTCCAACATCTTTTACATCAAAGACACCGAAGTCTAGATCAGCTCACTCTCTGGGCCATATTGAACTGAAGGAATCAGATTTCTATGCTCTGCAAGCTACACTACAAACAGAGGCCCGCATTGCCCTGGCTCAAGCAAAAGAGATGGCCCGCATACAAATGGAGGTAACAATTGAATCATTATTATACTAGTTGACATATTTACTTATCTgatcacacacacataaacagcctatatatgtcccactactgggcacaggcctcccatcaatcaactgGAGATCCTTATCTGATCATATTAAGATTATAGTCCTATAAACTCTTTCGGAAGGCAGGGGACAGGGTCACTTtgcatagaataaaataattttgtctttgattacaaTCCATTTAAGTAatgattttaaattacttatcatAGAATTATATACAcatcatttatttttcaaaatatgttattatatttatgctttaaattattttcgtaaTCACTGGAGCCAAACTTTAAtggcaatatattttttattgttgtttttatttactttcacaAAATGTAAAACAACTTTCTAATACATGAaacaagattatttttttacatgataGGTAGATACGAcgctgttattataatatactttttatgtttaaaaagtGAATGCTACATTATGGAATATTAAAATCGCTAACTTGGCTAGATAAGAAATATATGGTAATTTTGTACCATATCAAGTGAGATAAGTTTCAATATTGAGTGCTTTATGTATAagaaaataatagtaaaaaactATTGCGTAACAGTTGACTGCAAGACTTGTGGAGgttgatttcttatttaattaaaaaagtgtGTCAGAATTGTTTTCTGATAAGATGTGGCTTTCCTATGGGTATTAAGTGTTCCTTGCCTTTGTATGTAGGGTATGTGATGCATGTACAACAGGTATGAATATTATGCTATCTAATAATTTAATtcctaaaatattttctaaaggTTTTTATCAACCTTTTGTGGTTACAAAAGGTTGATAAAAAcctttagaaaatatttttaatttattgctaCAAGAAATAAGATTCTATGAAAAACAGAAAGTAGGTTAACAAAAGGAGGTTGCACTGTGGTCCATTGTGAGCATCGTCATTAAAATATTGTATGAAATCGTTTTGCAGTTAATATGCATTCATCAATACATAAACTTTCGCTTTTGATTCCTAATGCACAGAGTAATCAGAAGCTAAACTTGCGGATACGTTTTTTTCTTCCCTAAAGTGTCCCATTTCTAGGCAAAGCAAGCTTCTTTGTCCCGAGCGATCTCTCCACAATTTTTTGTGTCTTGAATCTGTTGGGTACTTCAGTGTTGATTATTGTTTATGAAAACAGCGCGaacggcgggcgcgggcggtgTCGCCAGTGACAGAAATGTTGCGCCGCAGCATGGAGAAGGCCAACGCGCCGCTAGCGGCGGACCGGCGACGCGTGTCTCGGCAACTACTCACCGACATGAACATAGCCCAGCTACAGGTAATTATCACCTACACAAACACTTGTTACGTCACGCCACTTTCCTTTACAAATAATAGCACATAAAAGGCATATATACTTTCCCTTAAAACTGAGTATCGAACATATTCTATACCGGGTTAGCCCTCAgcgcccccatttgtccggccaagtagttaatgccattttccGCAAATCTACTATtgtagtcacgtcaaaaaatggtCCATTTTTCACTAAACTGCTCCATATGTGTACTGCATGTGTGTTCTTATATGAGTCTGTATAACACACATAATATTGGAAATCTTTGGGTTTTTCTCAGATAAACAGATTTCATCATAATGTGTAGGTACTTCCAAAGttaaattacattacattatatcaAATAGGAATATGGCATGAATTCAGAAGTTATGTAGCGAGCGTACCAACGTATCAAACCTTATGCGGTGGTACCATGTCCTATCCAGAGAGTGTCCcgttaagtaatataaaatgacaaaaatattttttattaaaacagtCTCGAACAGTATCCGGTCGCTCGAGGAAAACCTTGAAGCGTGTTGAGGAAATTAACAACATAAAAACATCGTCAATCTGCTTATTTTTTCGTTCCTCTTATTTCTTGAGTTCTGTTGAGCAGTTGCTTACTTGGTCAATGTTACAAGTCAATAAAGATAATCAAAGATCTTGATTACTATTATAGGTAACTCAAAAAGATTAAAATTCCACTTTAACTGCACGAAAAATTGGTGCTGTATCAAAAAATCTGTTACTGAAACtcccaaagagaatataattcactaTGTTTTGGCTTTCTCTGAAAATAATCAGATGCGACTTCAACATTAATTCGTGGTTAGGAGCGTGTTTGAAATACGCGGGCCATTGTCGAGTAAAATAATTATGCATGGGCATTATTTCTTGAAAGAACAAACCAGATAGGAAAATGAACATAATTGGATGTTGTTGGAGTCATGAATAAAAATTAGGCTCGTAAAAATATTGGCCGTGTTTACGTGGGGCGCGACCTTGGTGCGGTCTTAGCGTGCGCTGAGTCATGCATGAAGATCGTTAATACAATGGATTTAGAGGTACTGCCACGGActacttataaacaatgcccATTGTGTAATCCCGTGGTATGCGCGTACTCCTCAaatactgtttatatttttcgcgtaatcattttatttttaatgtaacgTTTAGTGCGTTATCAATGACGCTGATCTTATTATATATAGATACCTCTTCAAAATTTCTAACAAGCGGTCTAAGATGAATAAATGAGTGGTGATTCAGATCATCCtcttagcattattccgtttttcataaggtccgcttacctaacctgaagatttgacggaaCCAAACATGATTTTGAAAGCATATTCGTCAATCttaggtttaggcctgtgcttgaCCTATGgaattgagaggcaagcgttctactaactgcgCTACCACGGCTCGTGGTGGCTCAAGTGGTGATTCAGATCAATGTTGTTAATTGTATGTGTATGGTCACAATCACAATCTCTCTTGGGAACAACATAGGGCATTATGGTATTACTAAATGGACGAAAGGCTACGACCATTTATTTACGAGACTGATTGGTCATATAAGAAATGGATATTTCACATGGAGTattggttaacacgctcgtcccggcttgacaagggctgcgggttcaagtcccgtccgactcagaactttttcgatttaattttctcttcgtATCTTTCCCTAACTACAGGTGAGAGctacaaaaaacaaactctTAAGAAATGGATTGATAATGCGTCAAAATTTCGTGTTAAGCATCTAGCTAGCACAATACCAAACCAATTTTATAATGAAGATAAACATGAGGAAACGTACTCTAAGtagataatatacttaatatccAACACAAATAAACAAGTAGGTACAATCGTATCATATCCAATCGACTAATGAATGCTTTTCTGACTGAACTTTTCAATTAAGGAAAAGGCAATATTAGAAAAAGGTCTGCTCTATTTATTAAAGTTGAGACCCTAATTTGGTTTGTATATTGTAGCATACGGTACTAATAATTATGAGATAGTACAACTAGCTCACGTGACGTAACTGTTACGTTCCACACACGAGATAAGGATAGTTACGCTTTACTTAATTTACGTTCTATATATACTCTTGCGCGTTCAAGTTACCGATAACATCAAACTTAtagttgattttttttacacaccatacatattaatgctgtaACAAGTTAAATTAACTTAGATTAAGTTTTTGATCGTGAGAGTCGTGGTCCTATCATTATGAGGTCACAGGTTTTAAACCcatcacgggcctaaaccaatgattttagaatttgttttcgaattcatgtttggattataaatgattatcacgtgttcaactgtgaaggaaaacattgtgaggaaacgcacattcccgagaaatccgtttcggtggtatgtgacctaacctgtattgggctggttttcccttcgcggattggaaggtcagacaggcagtcgcttctgtaaaaaaactggacctatcaaatcttagGGTTAAGTAAGCGGAGATGATGATTCGTTCCTAGGTTATATGTTACACGTTCCGATGTGGAAGTAAGTTATAAAATTGTAGCATATAACTAAAATAGAAGCTCGACTTTCACAACAAGATTGAGTTGTAGAGAACACATAGTCGTCGGTTCAAACGAAgatgaccccgataccgacactgccggcgtggtcgaagatttccttcaattaacgcttatcgctatcgaccccctagggtcgattcattctttcaaatatgtttcctcAAAATGTACATTGATTTGCAGGTGATAGTGAACGAGCTGCACTCTCAGATCGAGTCTTTGAACGAGCAGCTGGTGAAGATGCTGATGGCGCGGGACGAGCTGCACATGGGCCAGGACTCCATGCTGGTAGACATCGAGGACCTTACCAGATACCTGTAAGTATACacatcaaatatactttattgcagaaATACAGAACATACCAACTTAcacataaccatagaataagaaataacacTACGCATAGACCAAGTGTTATACTACTTTCGGGTTCTGGGCAACAACAAACACCAAATAAGTCTtccaaatatttatttgcgtAAACAATGGTAATTCGGCGGATTGACAAGTAGTAGAGAGAAAAAACCGCGGCTGTCAGAACTGACAGCAAATATAAGCTCGGATATACGTTTTAACCTAGTCTCTgtcgcatccgtcacacaatgcaagtcggctataccacctgggaacatgtgcagagggcactcgttcactatgtgagatatgcttcagctggatatatgatccacgcaggatatttttatttttgtctgccataagcaataataatactacatatagaagtGCCCCCCGCCCCGAGCCGAACTTCTTGCGGGCGTGAGTTGGGCTATATTGCGTTAAGTTTCAtactattatacagggtgttagtgacatcataacgaatactatggggaatgattcagaccatgattctgagttaatgtcaagtggagttttccgtcacaaaattaaagaatttttttgtgttattttaaattattttccgttccatacttttgcgacggaaaattccacttgatatcaactcagaatcatggtctgactcacccctcaaagttttcgttacgatgtcactaacatccagtaTATTGTCATCTTATATTAAAAACCAAGTAAGCCCCTTTTTGAGAagtcacattcgaatgtgatttttgttaacaaaaactcgtaatagacacgctagtttcaatccagctaaaaattgagaccataaACTCttttacccggaatgaaatGGATGAAAGATTTCGATGAAGAAAATCgcatcaaaacaaaaaaggcaCTTACGTGGTTTTTTCTATAAGGCGACGTCTCTATATATGGAAATATACCTATtagtaccatttttattgcaaataaatgaattatgatatgaaaatatattaatgGAGAAAACTCATCAGATGAGATAAGGAAAATTGATAGATAAAACATCTAAAACATAAGACGACACTTCCTCATTCCTCTTATAAATATTGAATGTAATCTGTAGAAGCGGTACATTATTTTCGCACGTGTGACTTTACGATCTGGAGCAATTTTCTTTCCTTCGAATGAatgaaaaacagaaaatgtcTACTAGCTATCTCACCGCGTCTTCGGCCGCGTGGATTTTCGTAACTATACATGAAAATGATAATATaccaaataaaattaagtgtatTATTAGTGCATTTCTTTTAATGACTTGACTATTGTAGTTTTGCTACAgatagcattcactacttgtCCTTAAAACTCGTATGGTATATCGTTATCACATATTGATCACGTTAGTCTCTCGTTGGACAGGTCTAAGCTATACGAATGTGCTGGCGACTACTCTGACATAGTTGAACTAGATGAAGACGCCGAGTAACTGGAAACCATCGGTTATTACCACTACAGTACTATACTTTTAACATATTTTCGATGTTAGAAAGTAGTCATAGAAGTAACTCATAATTCGTAAAATGTGTAGACAGAAATTCGATAGGTTTCTTAATATTACTATT
This portion of the Pectinophora gossypiella chromosome 1, ilPecGoss1.1, whole genome shotgun sequence genome encodes:
- the LOC126369333 gene encoding schwannomin-interacting protein 1 homolog isoform X3 → MRLQHVTDNGNIAALNRHEVSSHINYDNRLWLSNNTDSRNEYNNITRTDNSQYNTNFNIYDTRESSDVDRTIENSTSNITEVYNRQYRLNTETNVNFIKSCVNTANLEGVTETIVAQRENFLGDTNVSLNSTPIDEERAFEQSDTDEMSERGIHPVPRGIVNPNYPGFQHLAHTLQDYSANIENFYHSENEMTDDDVDLEITESAYEPEFNQNVISIDSLNIDNNNGNETEHTILCTQKELSSQNKDLDSPMQIEIPDLLKSVSQNNNNVNHTDFDLNCSETDIENNFHTKDIIGDFNKEIEDEIRELLNYNINIQDDLEELRKDIKDTFAKPIETTINNISEVVNHVIKKLVKTQIDPLEQNDNQSSTNTNQEIEEIKDVNEENETNTRTEMNLNRPTFLLIGNNTDGNIADAFLSDGKDEINVNEYDTEALSNNVERTIKQLSTELRKIIPKLDEMRECDRLWNESKKDTIAVLTDGNSNEIANSSKNYNLSAPVNKEYEECRKSAYHVADKVVRKVAVATRIEPRAPRDRQKDITSTKSSYRSAQSNTSVRKSESAKEYDLGSFDVYNIETALPKLDIDAIENHLKAAKEAERRKRNDREEIRKRLAMGAESEEYYSMGHIDRPGRKPSLHSRLQNGAKLRPTSFTSKTPKSRSAHSLGHIELKESDFYALQATLQTEARIALAQAKEMARIQMERERRARAVSPVTEMLRRSMEKANAPLAADRRRVSRQLLTDMNIAQLQVIVNELHSQIESLNEQLVKMLMARDELHMGQDSMLVDIEDLTRYLGVKEQTKKTKGNGKSGVRRLASLVHK
- the LOC126369333 gene encoding uncharacterized protein LOC126369333 isoform X4, producing MAPFTGDTNVSLNSTPIDEERAFEQSDTDEMSERGIHPVPRGIVNPNYPGFQHLAHTLQDYSANIENFYHSENEMTDDDVDLEITESAYEPEFNQNVISIDSLNIDNNNGNETEHTILCTQKELSSQNKDLDSPMQIEIPDLLKSVSQNNNNVNHTDFDLNCSETDIENNFHTKDIIGDFNKEIEDEIRELLNYNINIQDDLEELRKDIKDTFAKPIETTINNISEVVNHVIKKLVKTQIDPLEQNDNQSSTNTNQEIEEIKDVNEENETNTRTEMNLNRPTFLLIGNNTDGNIADAFLSDGKDEINVNEYDTEALSNNVERTIKQLSTELRKIIPKLDEMRECDRLWNESKKDTIAVLTDGNSNEIANSSKNYNLSAPVNKEYEECRKSAYHVADKVVRKVAVATRIEPRAPRDRQKDITSTKSSYRSAQSNTSVRKSESAKEYDLGSFDVYNIETALPKLDIDAIENHLKAAKEAERRKRNDREEIRKRLAMGAESEEYYSMGHIDRPGRKPSLHSRLQNGMNLQICFMNETASDNESQASDVERNLNFNTKNLSRSSIFSKSNFNHPYQTRPLSVNITKHDKISSVQSGAKLRPTSFTSKTPKSRSAHSLGHIELKESDFYALQATLQTEARIALAQAKEMARIQMERERRARAVSPVTEMLRRSMEKANAPLAADRRRVSRQLLTDMNIAQLQVIVNELHSQIESLNEQLVKMLMARDELHMGQDSMLVDIEDLTRYLGVKEQTKKTKGNGKSGVRRLASLVHK